A stretch of DNA from Chionomys nivalis chromosome 22, mChiNiv1.1, whole genome shotgun sequence:
gtctcttttttttttttttccgatgGGGAAAAGGGGGGAAAGTTGAGAGACCAAAAGTACAGATGGCAAAAGACATACCAGGTGTCTAAAATCACAGAGTGTCACGGCAGAGACAGGGGCACTGCACAGCTCTGAGCTACCACCCAGGGTAGCCTGAGGGGCCCCTTATCTAGAGCCCTTGACTCAGGTCAATCACAGGCTCATGGCTTCAATGAGAGAAGAATTTCAGGATGAACCTGTGTGAGGCACAGTTGGTGACGGGTtcaaaaagaaagttcaggaagaGAATACAGGATCTCCAGATTTGGGGCCATGGCCTTCACAAAGGAGAGAGTCACAGTTTAGTATATGACGCTGATACCTATGTTACATACACAGGTGAAAGGAGAGACACTCAGGGAAAGAATAGAACATTCCCTGTTCTCAAGGGGGAGCTGCTCTTTAGTACTCTCCTGGTGACTCTCAAATTCTATCTCAAAGTAGATACTCAAGAATACAGGCTCTCAAAATTTAAATAAGTCCTCATTAATATAAAAACCCAGAAGAATTAACagtaaacataaatattaaattaatatcaatttttttctttcctttctttttcttttcttttctttttttttttttttttttttttggatttttcgagacagggtttctccgtctttttgggcctgtcctggaactcacagagatccgcctgcctctgcctccctagtgctgggattaaaggtgtgtgacaccactgcccggctttttttttttttccctatttcttttcttctttctttcttcttcttcttcttcttcttcttcttcttcttcttcttcttcttcttcttcttcttcttcttcttcttcttcttcttcttcttcttcttcttctttttttgacagggcttctctgtgtagccttggctgtcctggaacttgctttgtagactgggctggcctcaaattctagttctgcctgcctttgcctcccaagcgctgggaggTCATGTGCCACCATTTACTTTTTAgtctttttgaatttttctttaaaatatatcatctttctatacattatatgaaaaatcatttaaacattaaaaataaataaacacaaaaaataaaataaactttctaaGAAACTcaattatttgaaaagaaagcacaagaggccgggtggtggtggtgcacacctgtaatcccagcactcgggaggcagaggcaggcagatttctgtgagtttgaggccagcctggtctacaagagctagttccaggacatgttccaaagctacagagaaaccccatctcaaaaaaacaaaaaagaaaataaagcacaaGAAAACCCTATAAGGTGTATGTGGATTATACCCAACCTAATTAcatataatttcatataaaatactttattcttttaaaaaagaattgtttatttttatgtatattggtgttttgtttttatgtatatctGTACACCATGTCCAGGCAGTGCCTGTGGGGGCCAAGAGGATGTAGATTGTTACGAGCTATACCACCCTAAGGGAATCAAGTCTGcagactctggaagagcagccagtactcttaatccctgagccatctctctaccccttggagtgtttttcctttataagggacTGGGAGAATGTCCAGTCAGTCAAGAAAGTatgaggacctgggcttgatcTTTAGAAtccatgttaaaaacaaacaaacaaacaaacaaacaaacaaacaagtcatgGAGATGTGACCCCAGCATcggggaggtgaaggcaggaggatgtccAAGCTAGCCTAACTGATCAGAAAGTGAACTTGTCTCAAACTAACATTGTGGATGGCATCCTGACGAAGAACCCTGAGGTTGACTTCTGACCTAcacgtgtgcaaacacacacacacacaaacacggacACACAAAAAGTGTTTATTCCTCAAGCCTTTTGTATCTGTGTGAAACATCTGTAACTCATTCAGATCTTTAATCCACATCTCAAATTGCTGTAGAGATATTGTCTAGAAACCAGAAATCCTATGTATCTTGCCAGGGTTCTTTTACATCATTTGTTAAATTCGGTatagaataaggaaagaaaagaaaaaaataaaactagatctTTTGATTTTAGGAATTCTGCACTCTGGACTTTCTCATTTGTTTCAGAAAGGTTCTTACTTTGTAGGCCAGGGTATCCTGGAAGCCAGTCAGACTGAATTTAGGATAATCCCCCTGTCTTAGCCAACGTAGGAACTGCCTTGCCTGCCTGACATTATGTAACACTTAATCGTAAAGTATTTTAGAATTTTGGTTCACGCCTAGATTTAATGTGTAACtcacatatatttgtatctacacTCTAGACAATTGCAGGTGCCTTTTATGGATGCAAACATTGTATCTTCATTACAGAGTGTGGGGTGCTGCTGGGGAATTGGCTCTGCATTTAGGACCTCTTGCGGACCTCCtgggttcccagaactcacagagaggcTCACAGtgctgtaactccaggtccaggggctCTGACATGCTCCTGGGTCTCCATGGGCATGGGGCATGCAGGTAATGCACTTACATAGATACAGGcaaatcacacatacatataaagcaatataagtaaatataaaaaatagtatGGCTTTAAGAAAACCCTAAAAAGACACCAAGCCAGTATGTCACGAAGATCCCTGTACATGCATTTATTGCAGAAGTTTTCACAGTAGCTATTATGGAACCAAGATGCCAGtcaaaaaaaggaacaaagataTGGCTTATATATGGAAATGGAATATTTTTAGTCATAAATAAGAGCAATGTATGTCATTTTCAGGCTGTGGATGAAATTGGAGATTATCATAGTAAGTTTCAGAGAGACAAAATATCTTTGTTTCTCTCATTCGTCGGCTCCagattttataaatacataaaatcataCACGTTACAGATGACATGAAAAAAGATGAGAAACCGGGCGAACAACGAGGACTAAGGGAGGTGGAGGAGTACAAAATAGCAGGGAATGAGCGAGAGTTCGCTGGAAATAGGTCATATGCAGGCAGGAAGACATATCCTGAGCTTGCAGGACGCGGCGCCTCCAGCCTCTCTCCATAAGGTGGCGCGATACTTTGAGCGTGGTGTCTGGCGGCTAGCAGTCGCCTCCTCCCCGTGCTCCAGACGGAGACCAAGGCCTGGTGAAGGGATTGCCGGGATTGTAGGAAGTGATCCCGGGGAAGGGGAGTGGTTCGGGACCGATGCGCACCGCGCCAGGTTTCCGCAGCAGCCCTGCTCGCCTTGGTGTGGCCTTCAAACGCACAGCCGCGACCATGCCCCTCCACGTGAGCCTCGCCAACGGCAACCGGGACCTGGACTACGACTCGGTGCAGCCATACTTCATGTGCGACGATGAAGAGGAGGACATGCAGGAGCAGCCGCCGCAGCCGCCCGCGCCCAGCGAGGACATTTGGAAGAAATTCGAGCTGCTGCCCACACCGCGCCCGTCCCCGGGCCACGCCGGCCTCTACTCGCCTTCCAGCGAAGCGGTCGCCGGGTCTTTCTCCCCCAGGGAACACGACGGTGACAGCTTCTACCATGAAGACCTGCTGGAGATGATGCCCGAGCTGCCAGGAGGAGAGGCGGTGAAGCACAGCCTCGTCTGCGACCCGGACGACGAGACCTTCGTGAAGAACATCATTCTGCAGGACTGTATGTGGAATGGCTTCTCGGCCTCTGCCAAGCTGGTCTCCAAGCTGGACCCCTACCAGGCTGTGCGCAAAGAAGGCGCCAGCGCGAGCCCGGCCGGGGACACTGAGCCTGCGACGCCTCCAGACTGCACCTGCAACACCTGAGCGCACATCCCTGGGTCTTCAGACTGTAAGCTTCAGCCATGTTAACTGCCTCAAATTCTGGGCGTAAGAgaaccccctcccccttttcttttttaaagcttgCCATCCTTCCTCACTCCCCTTAACagatttgtatttgtttaataaaaagtcTTAAAGTTTATCAATTTTCCAATGTTACTGAACCCTTAAATGTAAATAACTTCAATAAAACACTATCAGTTGTACGAGATCTTCAAATATGAAGTATAAAAGtatactttcctttttaaaatcgattcttttctattgtttttaagagaaacaaaataattaggaaatatattgGGCCCACGCTAAAGAAATAAcgttatgaaataaaaaaaaaaacaagaagctaCCGAAAATACTACGATTGAAAGTATGctagaagaaagagaggaaatttatgtgattaaaaagaaaaaataaaataaacaaaaaaggaaaagacaaaagatagTCCAATAATGAAACCAATgcataaacaaaattttaaaaatagaccaACGGGCTTAAAACTAGgaccataattttaaaaataaaataaaggtactGTTGAAGCATAGAAAACGGAAAAGGGTGACTCGTAGgagacaaggaaaaaaaacaccaaagTGTCGGTGTTTCCTTCTGGGTCCTGTGAATTTGGAGGCGGCCAGGTGTACAGGGTGTATGGCGTCAGCTGAGCTTGTGGACTCTTGTCTCTCCTCCCATTTAGGCTGTGCTGGCCCCACATGGGACAAATGAACACAGGAGCTGTCGTCACTTTGGTATTTTCCCTCGCGCACCAGAGGCCTCTGCTGGCCACACTGGGCTTTGCAGTCTGAGTGCTGGGCCGGCCCTCTTTCCCCCTCACCAGGAGTAGCTAAAGTTCCAGCTGAGGGGAAGGGAGGGTCTCCAAGTGAACTGGGAGTGAACCAGCAGCCGCGGTGCTGAGATCTGTATGGGTGCATGGACCTACTTTCAAAGCCCACCACACTAGAGGCTGCAGCTGGGAGGCGGAGTAGGTCAGAGTCCACAGAGCCACACTCAAGGCACTGAAAGACCTGCTGGCCCCAGCTCAGCGCTGTCAAACTCCAGAGTATTTTCAGTTGATCAGGTCAGCCCCAGGCACAGCCAGGGTGGGGACCCTTTTCCCATGCACTTCACTGCCTGGGCCCAGCTTCCTGCCAGTTGGACTTTTTGGTTTCTCAATACCAGACACCTACTCTCCATAGCTGCCTCCCAAACACCCTGGAGCAGTGTGGGAGGTTAAATTTGGG
This window harbors:
- the LOC130864744 gene encoding protein B-Myc, coding for MRTAPGFRSSPARLGVAFKRTAATMPLHVSLANGNRDLDYDSVQPYFMCDDEEEDMQEQPPQPPAPSEDIWKKFELLPTPRPSPGHAGLYSPSSEAVAGSFSPREHDGDSFYHEDLLEMMPELPGGEAVKHSLVCDPDDETFVKNIILQDCMWNGFSASAKLVSKLDPYQAVRKEGASASPAGDTEPATPPDCTCNT